A window of Marinobacter salarius contains these coding sequences:
- the miaA gene encoding tRNA (adenosine(37)-N6)-dimethylallyltransferase MiaA — protein sequence MTASTAKGTKPLAICLMGPTASGKTDLAIELCRHLPCDIISVDSAMIYRGMDIGTAKPSHEELSQAPHRLIDICDPAETYSAADFRRDALREMNDIVSAGRIPLLVGGTMMYFKALLHGMSNLPSADPVVREALEQEAKERGWGALHQELERQDPVAAGLIHQNNRQRLIRALEVIRLTGRPISSIWQDKASRGQAENRQNSDGIEDYTYFTQWQADESPSLPYTVVQLAMAPAERRVLHERIALRFNAMLNAGFLDEVRALKARGDLNAGLPSMRCVGYRQGWAHLAGDYDYDTMVDKGVAATRQLAKRQLTWLRKWSDVDWLDSGDKLMSDTALKIIEFRTTFNN from the coding sequence ATGACGGCATCAACCGCTAAAGGCACCAAGCCCCTGGCCATATGCCTGATGGGCCCGACTGCCTCGGGCAAGACCGACCTGGCCATCGAGCTCTGTCGCCACCTGCCCTGCGATATCATCAGTGTTGATTCGGCGATGATCTACCGGGGTATGGATATTGGAACCGCCAAGCCCTCGCACGAGGAGCTCTCCCAGGCGCCACACCGGTTAATTGATATCTGCGACCCGGCGGAAACATACTCGGCAGCGGACTTCCGTCGCGATGCCCTGCGTGAAATGAACGACATTGTGTCAGCGGGGCGGATTCCGTTGTTGGTGGGTGGCACCATGATGTACTTCAAGGCATTGCTGCATGGTATGTCCAACCTGCCGTCTGCTGATCCAGTCGTCCGGGAGGCCCTTGAGCAGGAGGCGAAGGAGCGAGGCTGGGGTGCCCTTCACCAGGAGCTGGAGCGACAGGACCCTGTGGCGGCGGGTCTCATTCATCAGAATAACCGGCAGCGACTTATTCGGGCACTTGAGGTGATTCGTCTGACGGGACGGCCGATTTCCTCAATATGGCAGGACAAGGCGAGCAGAGGCCAGGCAGAGAACCGTCAGAACAGCGATGGCATTGAGGATTACACCTATTTCACCCAATGGCAGGCAGACGAATCGCCGTCTCTTCCGTATACTGTAGTGCAGCTTGCGATGGCTCCCGCCGAGAGGCGGGTGCTCCATGAAAGAATAGCCCTGCGTTTCAACGCCATGCTGAATGCGGGTTTTCTTGATGAGGTCAGGGCGCTGAAGGCCAGGGGTGATCTGAATGCTGGCCTGCCCTCCATGCGTTGTGTCGGATATCGTCAGGGCTGGGCACATCTGGCCGGTGATTATGATTACGACACCATGGTGGACAAGGGCGTTGCTGCTACCCGGCAGCTTGCCAAGCGACAGCTGACCTGGTTGCGAAAGTGGTCCGATGTGGACTGGTTGGATAGTGGCGACAAACTTATGTCCGACACTGCCTTGAAAATTATTGAGTTTCGCACCACATTTAACAATTGA
- the hfq gene encoding RNA chaperone Hfq encodes MSKGHSLQDPYLNALRKERIPVSIFLVNGIKLQGQIESFDQFVILLKNTVSQMVYKHAISTVVPARNVRIPPQAPGGEESED; translated from the coding sequence ATGTCAAAAGGGCACTCTCTACAAGACCCTTACCTTAATGCATTACGCAAGGAACGCATTCCGGTTTCCATCTTTCTGGTCAATGGTATCAAGCTTCAGGGCCAGATCGAGTCTTTTGACCAGTTCGTGATTTTGCTGAAAAACACTGTCAGCCAGATGGTCTATAAGCATGCCATTTCCACTGTGGTGCCCGCGCGGAACGTTCGTATTCCGCCACAGGCTCCGGGCGGAGAAGAATCTGAAGACTGA
- the hflX gene encoding ribosome rescue GTPase HflX: MFERPDVGERAILVHIEFSSHEEAEDLGEFRELVWSAGVEPVGVVTGSRKQPSPRLFVGEGKLEEIRDAVTANEADVVLFNHALSPSQERNIERELSCRVLDRTGVILDIFAQRARTHEGKLQVELAQLEHMSTRLIRGWTHLERQKGGIGLRGPGETQLETDRRLLRERIKSIHRRLEKVRKQRNQGRRARMRADIPTVSLVGYTNAGKSTLFNRITTSTVYAADQLFATLDPTLRRLELPDIGPVVMADTVGFIRHLPHKLVEAFRATLEETTEASILLHIIDCHDHRRDENMEQVEEVLAEIGADEISVLQVFNKIDLLDNFQPRVERNEDGVPVRVWVSAVTGEGLEGLFDTIVERLAEDVIHQFVLLGPTDGKLRALLHEAGSVVTESHRDSGDSVLEVRLQHRDWLQLLSRAGVRENDVRLEEQRT; encoded by the coding sequence TTGTTTGAGCGTCCCGACGTTGGTGAACGGGCGATTCTCGTTCATATCGAGTTTTCCTCACACGAAGAAGCTGAGGATCTGGGGGAGTTCCGTGAACTGGTCTGGTCTGCCGGTGTCGAACCCGTAGGTGTTGTCACCGGCTCGCGCAAGCAGCCCAGCCCGAGACTGTTTGTCGGAGAGGGGAAGCTGGAAGAAATTCGTGATGCCGTGACCGCCAACGAAGCGGATGTGGTGCTTTTCAATCACGCACTCAGCCCCAGCCAGGAACGAAACATTGAGCGTGAGCTGAGCTGTCGTGTGCTCGATCGCACGGGCGTCATCCTGGATATTTTCGCGCAGCGTGCTCGCACCCATGAAGGTAAGCTTCAGGTGGAATTGGCTCAACTTGAGCATATGTCGACCCGCCTTATTCGGGGTTGGACGCACCTTGAGCGCCAGAAGGGTGGTATCGGGTTGCGTGGCCCGGGTGAAACCCAGTTGGAGACGGATCGGCGGTTGCTGCGGGAGCGTATCAAGTCCATTCATCGCCGCCTTGAAAAGGTCCGTAAACAGCGTAACCAGGGTCGCCGGGCCCGGATGCGTGCGGATATTCCAACCGTCTCACTGGTGGGCTACACCAACGCGGGCAAGTCCACGCTGTTTAACCGCATAACAACGTCAACCGTTTACGCGGCGGATCAGCTGTTTGCGACCCTGGACCCGACGCTGAGGCGCCTGGAACTTCCTGACATTGGCCCGGTCGTAATGGCCGACACTGTCGGCTTTATCCGTCATCTTCCCCACAAGCTGGTTGAAGCCTTCCGTGCCACCCTGGAAGAAACCACCGAAGCCTCAATTCTGCTCCACATAATCGACTGCCACGATCACCGGCGTGACGAGAACATGGAGCAGGTGGAAGAAGTGCTGGCAGAAATAGGTGCTGACGAGATTTCGGTGCTGCAGGTTTTCAACAAGATCGACCTGCTGGATAACTTCCAGCCGCGGGTTGAGCGCAACGAGGACGGCGTTCCCGTGCGTGTCTGGGTTTCTGCGGTCACCGGGGAAGGTCTTGAAGGCCTGTTTGATACCATCGTCGAACGATTGGCGGAGGACGTGATCCATCAATTCGTACTGCTGGGCCCGACGGACGGCAAGTTGCGGGCGCTTTTGCATGAAGCGGGCTCTGTCGTGACGGAAAGTCACCGCGATAGCGGGGATTCGGTACTGGAAGTACGCCTTCAGCATCGTGACTGGTTACAGCTTTTGAGCCGCGCTGGCGTGCGCGAAAATGATGTAAGGCTTGAAGAACAACGTACATAG
- the hflK gene encoding FtsH protease activity modulator HflK produces MAWNEPGGNRNDNDPWGTGGGRGGNDQGPPDLDEALKKGLDKLNRLLGGKGNKSGGSGGSSSSGGAGGFGAILALAAIIFAGYVVFQSFYTVNEQERAVVLRFGEFSRTETPGLRFKVPLIDSVYLVRVTNVRNAESTGQMLTQDENLVSVDLQVQYRVGDAQAYVLNVRDSNQALAFATDSALRHEVGSSTLDDVLTEGRAELAVRVEQRLQSFLEEYGTGLTIVRVNVESTQPPDAVQDAFREVQRAREDEQQVKEEAETYRNKVVPEARGRAQRLTEEAAAYKEEVIERARGETSRFLAVLGVYQTAPEVTRERMYIQALEGVLSNTSKVLVDTQSSDNMMYLPLDRLTNRSGASTGSQSGSGSSGSDIDIKTLSDQVIQELRGRQDTGVRRSR; encoded by the coding sequence ATGGCCTGGAATGAACCGGGTGGAAACCGCAACGACAATGACCCCTGGGGTACTGGTGGTGGTCGTGGCGGAAATGACCAGGGCCCACCGGACCTGGACGAGGCGCTGAAAAAGGGTCTCGACAAGCTCAATCGCTTGCTGGGTGGCAAGGGCAACAAGTCCGGAGGCAGTGGCGGCAGTTCGTCCTCGGGTGGCGCCGGCGGTTTTGGTGCCATCCTGGCGTTGGCGGCCATCATTTTTGCCGGATACGTGGTCTTTCAATCGTTCTACACCGTGAACGAGCAGGAGCGTGCGGTTGTGCTTCGCTTTGGCGAGTTCAGTCGTACTGAAACGCCGGGTCTGCGCTTCAAGGTTCCGTTGATCGATAGCGTTTATCTGGTCCGGGTGACGAACGTCCGGAATGCGGAATCTACAGGCCAGATGCTGACACAGGACGAGAACCTCGTCTCTGTCGACCTTCAGGTCCAGTATCGTGTTGGTGATGCTCAGGCTTATGTGCTGAACGTCCGTGATTCCAACCAGGCATTGGCGTTTGCTACTGACAGTGCCTTGCGCCATGAAGTTGGTAGCTCAACACTTGATGACGTGTTGACGGAAGGTCGTGCCGAGTTGGCCGTTCGCGTGGAGCAGCGCCTGCAGAGCTTCCTGGAAGAATACGGCACTGGCTTGACCATTGTCCGTGTCAACGTCGAGAGCACTCAGCCACCCGATGCGGTGCAGGATGCCTTCCGTGAAGTGCAGCGCGCCCGTGAGGACGAGCAGCAGGTCAAGGAAGAAGCTGAAACCTACCGCAATAAAGTGGTCCCCGAGGCTCGTGGCCGGGCACAGCGCCTGACCGAGGAAGCGGCGGCCTACAAGGAAGAAGTGATTGAGCGTGCCCGTGGTGAAACCTCACGTTTCCTGGCGGTTCTTGGTGTGTATCAGACTGCGCCGGAAGTCACTCGCGAGCGTATGTACATCCAGGCGCTTGAAGGGGTTCTGTCGAATACCAGCAAAGTGCTGGTGGACACCCAGAGCAGCGACAATATGATGTACCTGCCTCTGGATAGGCTGACTAACCGTTCCGGTGCCAGCACCGGCAGCCAGAGCGGTTCCGGAAGCTCCGGCAGTGACATCGACATCAAGACCCTGTCAGATCAGGTGATTCAGGAGCTGCGTGGCAGACAGGATACTGGCGTTCGGAGGAGTAGATAA
- the hflC gene encoding protease modulator HflC, with amino-acid sequence MGPKSIVGLAGALIVVLVTLSSVYIIPETHRGVLLRFGELIETDIKAGIHFKVPVIDQVREFDIRLLTTDLPSRQYLTIEKKPLDVDSYIAWKIRDVDQFYRATGGDEYRASELLLSRVDNGLRDEFGVRTMVEVVSGQRDELMQILRDRITENTVEAFGIEVVDIRVKAIEFPGQVSQNVYRRMATEREKLAQEFRSRGRELAEGIRADADRQRTVILAEAFAKAEEMRGEGDAQAAQIYADAYGANSEFYSFYRSLEAYQNTFANEDDIMVIDTDSDFLKFLKDPQGNR; translated from the coding sequence ATGGGACCCAAAAGTATTGTGGGCCTTGCAGGCGCCCTGATCGTCGTACTCGTTACGCTCTCCAGTGTGTACATCATTCCGGAAACTCACCGTGGTGTGCTGCTTCGGTTCGGTGAATTGATCGAAACCGACATAAAAGCAGGTATCCATTTCAAGGTGCCGGTGATTGATCAAGTGCGGGAGTTCGATATCCGTCTGCTGACCACCGACCTTCCGTCGCGTCAGTACCTGACCATCGAGAAGAAGCCTCTTGATGTAGACTCCTACATCGCCTGGAAGATTCGCGATGTCGACCAGTTCTACCGTGCCACCGGTGGCGACGAATACCGCGCCTCCGAACTGCTGTTGTCCAGGGTGGACAATGGCTTACGGGATGAGTTTGGTGTTCGGACTATGGTCGAGGTTGTTTCCGGCCAGCGTGATGAGCTGATGCAGATCCTGCGGGATCGCATAACCGAGAATACGGTCGAGGCATTCGGTATTGAAGTGGTGGATATCCGCGTCAAGGCCATTGAATTCCCAGGGCAGGTAAGCCAGAACGTTTATCGTCGAATGGCCACTGAGCGCGAGAAGCTGGCGCAGGAATTCCGCTCCCGCGGTCGCGAGTTGGCGGAGGGTATTCGCGCGGATGCTGATCGCCAGCGCACCGTCATCCTGGCGGAAGCCTTTGCCAAGGCTGAGGAAATGCGTGGTGAAGGTGATGCTCAGGCCGCCCAGATCTATGCCGATGCCTATGGGGCTAACAGCGAGTTCTATAGCTTCTACCGCAGTCTGGAAGCCTATCAGAACACCTTTGCCAATGAAGACGACATCATGGTCATCGACACTGATAGCGACTTCCTGAAGTTCCTGAAGGACCCTCAGGGAAACCGCTAA
- a CDS encoding ATP phosphoribosyltransferase regulatory subunit — translation MTVSDRWLLPDGVEDILPPLAGQIESLRRDVMDTCQRWGYQLVIPPLIEYLESLFTGTGHDLELQTFKLTDQLTGRMMGLRADMTPQAARIDAHTLGQEGITRLCYAGHVLHTRPRHMLTGRTPIQAGCELFGSASESADLEVISLMLETLRVSGLPRIHLDLAHVAIYETLVGEAGFDRDTGAAIFDAMARKSVPELDELLGGCPPGSAGGMLRELARVSGGKDALREAKRILEGAPEPLRQALDQLDRVADMLSASYPEVSFGFDFCELRGYNYHTGLVFAAYVPGHGDAVAKGGRYDAIGSDFGRARPATGFSLDIRALVSLGQRTGRAGKAIWAPATEDPALDGVISGLRMTETVIRALPEDEGVDPGTRNCDRALVKRDGQWVVEQLD, via the coding sequence ATGACAGTATCTGATCGCTGGCTACTGCCTGATGGCGTGGAAGACATCCTTCCGCCATTGGCTGGACAGATTGAATCCCTGCGCCGGGATGTAATGGATACCTGCCAGCGTTGGGGTTACCAGCTGGTTATCCCGCCGTTGATCGAATACCTCGAATCACTTTTTACGGGCACCGGGCACGACCTGGAGCTTCAGACCTTCAAGCTGACTGATCAGCTGACCGGCCGGATGATGGGGCTGCGTGCGGACATGACGCCGCAGGCAGCACGCATTGATGCCCATACCCTCGGCCAGGAAGGTATTACGCGGCTGTGTTATGCCGGCCATGTGCTCCACACCCGACCGCGCCATATGCTGACAGGGCGCACGCCCATCCAGGCGGGTTGCGAGCTGTTTGGTAGCGCCTCCGAATCGGCGGATCTGGAAGTGATCAGCCTGATGCTTGAAACCCTGCGTGTATCGGGTTTGCCCAGAATCCATCTGGATCTTGCCCATGTCGCGATCTACGAGACATTGGTTGGAGAGGCCGGGTTTGATCGCGATACCGGCGCGGCCATCTTTGATGCCATGGCCCGTAAGTCTGTGCCGGAACTGGATGAATTGCTGGGCGGGTGCCCACCGGGTTCTGCTGGCGGCATGCTCAGAGAACTGGCCAGAGTCAGCGGTGGGAAGGATGCCCTGCGTGAGGCAAAGCGCATTCTTGAAGGGGCGCCGGAACCGCTTCGTCAGGCGCTGGATCAACTGGATCGAGTGGCGGATATGCTGTCCGCGAGCTATCCAGAGGTAAGCTTCGGGTTCGATTTTTGTGAGCTTCGAGGATACAACTACCATACCGGGCTCGTGTTTGCGGCCTATGTGCCGGGGCATGGTGACGCGGTTGCCAAGGGCGGTCGCTACGATGCCATTGGCAGTGATTTCGGCCGTGCACGTCCGGCGACGGGCTTTAGTCTTGATATCCGTGCGCTGGTCTCACTTGGTCAGCGAACCGGCCGCGCTGGCAAGGCCATATGGGCGCCAGCCACCGAGGATCCTGCGCTGGATGGCGTGATTTCCGGCCTGCGGATGACGGAGACGGTTATCCGCGCCCTGCCGGAAGACGAGGGCGTTGATCCTGGCACGCGCAATTGCGATCGTGCCCTGGTGAAGCGAGACGGCCAGTGGGTCGTGGAGCAGTTGGACTGA
- a CDS encoding adenylosuccinate synthase, producing MGKNVVVLGTQWGDEGKGKIVDLLTDKVAAVVRFQGGHNAGHTLVIEGKKTALHLIPSGILRQNVQCLIGNGVVLSPEALLKEVRELEGNGVAVRERLKISLACPVILKTHVRIDQARERARGVDKIGTTGRGIGPAYEDKVSRRGIRVGDLCDPKSFEEKLREIMSYHNFVLTEYFKEEPEDIDQAFSELMTMGEEILPMSADVTDILHDLRKRGEHILFEGAQGSLLDIDLGTYPYVTSSNTTAGGTATGSGFGPLFLDYVLGITKAYTTRVGSGPFPTELFDDMGHHLAVKGNEIGTTTGRSRRCGWFDAVALRHAIQINSVSGICLTKLDVLDGMDTVKVCIGYKTPNGEITRPPIGCDTYKDIEPVYADLPGWQESTVGLTGLDQLPENARAYIRFLEEQIEAPIDIISTGPDRVETVILRHPFGE from the coding sequence ATGGGTAAAAACGTTGTAGTGCTGGGCACCCAGTGGGGTGATGAAGGAAAAGGCAAGATTGTTGACCTGCTGACCGATAAGGTTGCGGCGGTGGTGCGCTTTCAGGGCGGCCACAATGCCGGCCATACCCTGGTTATTGAAGGCAAGAAAACCGCCCTTCATCTGATTCCGTCTGGCATTCTTCGCCAGAATGTCCAGTGCCTGATTGGCAACGGCGTCGTGCTCTCTCCGGAAGCGTTGCTGAAGGAAGTCCGCGAACTCGAAGGCAATGGGGTTGCTGTGCGGGAGCGTTTGAAGATCAGTCTGGCGTGCCCGGTCATCCTCAAGACCCACGTTCGTATCGATCAGGCGCGCGAGCGAGCGCGAGGTGTCGACAAGATTGGCACCACCGGTCGCGGTATCGGGCCGGCCTACGAAGACAAGGTTTCCCGCCGTGGGATTCGCGTTGGAGATCTGTGTGACCCGAAGAGCTTTGAAGAGAAGCTCCGGGAAATCATGTCGTACCATAACTTCGTGTTGACCGAGTACTTCAAGGAAGAGCCCGAAGACATTGATCAGGCGTTTTCCGAACTGATGACCATGGGCGAGGAAATTCTACCCATGTCTGCCGACGTCACGGATATCCTCCATGACCTTCGCAAGCGCGGCGAACACATCCTCTTTGAAGGTGCGCAGGGCTCGCTGCTGGACATTGATCTGGGTACCTACCCGTACGTCACCTCCTCAAATACCACGGCTGGCGGCACGGCTACCGGGTCTGGTTTTGGGCCGTTGTTCCTGGATTACGTGCTGGGGATCACCAAGGCCTACACCACTCGTGTCGGTTCCGGTCCGTTCCCGACCGAGCTGTTTGACGATATGGGCCATCACCTGGCGGTCAAGGGCAACGAGATTGGCACCACCACCGGGCGTTCACGCCGTTGTGGCTGGTTTGATGCGGTTGCACTGCGCCACGCCATCCAGATCAACAGCGTATCGGGCATCTGCCTGACCAAGCTGGACGTGCTCGATGGCATGGATACGGTGAAGGTGTGCATTGGCTACAAAACGCCTAACGGGGAGATTACCCGCCCGCCGATCGGTTGCGATACCTACAAGGACATTGAGCCGGTGTATGCGGATCTTCCGGGTTGGCAGGAGAGCACGGTCGGGCTGACAGGCCTGGACCAGTTACCGGAGAACGCCAGGGCCTATATCCGTTTCCTGGAAGAGCAGATCGAAGCACCGATCGATATCATTTCCACCGGTCCTGACCGGGTAGAGACAGTCATTCTGCGCCACCCCTTCGGCGAGTAA
- the cmoB gene encoding tRNA 5-methoxyuridine(34)/uridine 5-oxyacetic acid(34) synthase CmoB: protein MTTFNWQGCFAPLLDDLDSRGLERWRKQLQQQLQKRFDDNPHGDIARWNRALDTLPHIGDATANLNQSAITLNSDQPLSTEDRAKLEEGLRGLMPWRKGPFEFFGTYIDTEWRSDWKWDRVAPYLSDLSGRQILDVGCGSGYHCWRMLGEGAGRVIGIDPGLLFLFQFLSVKQYAGQEQRIDLLPVRVEDLPPKLEAFDTTFSMGVLYHRRSPLDHLLELKDTLRPGGELVLETLIADGPEGYSLMPEDRYGRMRNVWFLPSCDTLLRWLDRTGFRNARVVDVTETTIEEQRSTDWMQFQSLQDFLDPDDPTKTVEGYPGPKRATVIADKP, encoded by the coding sequence ATGACGACCTTCAACTGGCAGGGGTGCTTTGCCCCGCTGCTTGACGATCTTGATAGCCGTGGCCTTGAGCGCTGGCGAAAGCAACTGCAGCAACAGCTACAAAAGCGCTTTGACGACAACCCTCATGGGGATATTGCCCGATGGAACCGGGCTCTGGACACCCTGCCCCACATTGGTGATGCCACGGCGAACCTGAACCAGTCGGCCATTACCCTGAACTCCGACCAGCCCCTCAGCACAGAAGACCGTGCAAAGCTCGAAGAAGGGCTGCGAGGACTGATGCCCTGGCGTAAGGGCCCGTTCGAGTTCTTTGGCACCTATATCGATACCGAGTGGCGCTCCGACTGGAAGTGGGACCGCGTAGCCCCCTACCTGTCAGACCTGAGTGGTCGGCAGATACTGGATGTCGGTTGCGGCTCTGGCTATCACTGTTGGCGCATGCTGGGTGAAGGGGCTGGCCGGGTAATTGGCATCGACCCGGGACTGTTATTCCTGTTCCAATTTCTCAGCGTCAAACAGTATGCAGGCCAGGAGCAGCGCATTGATCTGCTCCCGGTGCGCGTAGAGGATCTGCCGCCAAAGCTGGAAGCATTCGACACCACTTTCTCAATGGGTGTGCTCTACCACCGTCGCTCACCACTTGATCACTTACTGGAACTGAAAGACACACTCCGCCCGGGTGGCGAACTGGTGCTGGAAACGCTGATAGCGGATGGGCCGGAAGGTTACAGCCTGATGCCGGAGGACCGCTACGGCCGGATGCGCAACGTCTGGTTCCTGCCCAGCTGCGACACTCTGTTGCGCTGGCTGGACCGAACCGGTTTTCGCAACGCCCGCGTGGTGGATGTGACAGAAACCACGATCGAGGAGCAACGCAGCACTGACTGGATGCAATTCCAGTCGCTGCAGGACTTTCTCGACCCGGACGACCCAACGAAGACCGTGGAAGGCTATCCGGGTCCGAAAAGGGCGACGGTTATCGCGGACAAGCCCTGA
- the cmoA gene encoding carboxy-S-adenosyl-L-methionine synthase CmoA, producing the protein MADRNKKPGQALDRLFATERETGEFRFDTSVARVFPDMIRRSVPGYTTIIPMIEVITEQYARPGSHCYDLGCSLGASTLAMRHGIGDRDCTLTGVDNSAAMIERCEHYIALDDHPLPVSLRCEDILDTPIENASVTTLNFTLQFVAPDRRAELMARIADATLPGGVLILSEKIRFESDSEQSTQTQLHHEFKRANGYSDLEISQKRSALEQVLIPETLAEHRERLINAGFSQVMVWYQCFNFVSMLAIKSH; encoded by the coding sequence ATGGCTGACAGGAACAAAAAACCGGGCCAGGCGCTGGACCGTCTGTTCGCCACTGAACGGGAAACCGGAGAATTCCGGTTTGACACATCGGTGGCTCGGGTATTTCCGGACATGATCCGGCGCTCAGTACCGGGTTACACCACGATTATTCCGATGATTGAAGTGATCACCGAACAGTATGCCCGCCCGGGCAGTCACTGCTACGATCTCGGCTGCTCGCTCGGCGCCTCCACTCTGGCCATGCGCCATGGCATTGGGGACCGCGACTGCACCCTTACAGGCGTGGACAACTCGGCTGCCATGATTGAGCGTTGCGAGCATTATATTGCTCTGGACGACCACCCATTGCCGGTTTCACTGCGGTGCGAGGACATCCTCGACACCCCGATTGAGAACGCGTCGGTGACCACCCTGAACTTCACACTGCAGTTCGTGGCGCCAGACAGACGCGCAGAACTGATGGCTCGCATCGCCGACGCCACACTGCCCGGCGGAGTACTGATCCTCTCCGAGAAAATTCGCTTTGAATCCGATTCCGAGCAATCGACACAGACCCAACTCCATCACGAGTTCAAACGGGCCAACGGCTATTCTGACCTGGAGATCAGTCAGAAGCGTTCCGCCCTGGAACAGGTACTGATACCGGAAACCCTGGCCGAACACCGTGAGAGACTGATAAACGCAGGATTTAGTCAGGTTATGGTGTGGTACCAGTGTTTCAACTTTGTCTCCATGCTCGCCATTAAATCGCACTGA